From Microbispora sp. ZYX-F-249, a single genomic window includes:
- a CDS encoding DUF305 domain-containing protein produces MLATVLLAGCGTPDRANQAASPSPAVPAAASPAATSGAATESPLTAGPDETGPDETGADETGADENGAAEPAGGGNAADVTFARQMIPHHLQALEMARLAETRAGDPWVREFAARVATARDTDMRTFRGWLDMWGAEPLPRDHAMPGTQTRAEIEALAKLNGPQFDRKYVTLMIEHDNGAIKLARAEQSKGAFEGAKALAVATTTALGAEVKELKKYRALLD; encoded by the coding sequence GTGCTCGCCACGGTCCTGCTCGCCGGGTGCGGCACGCCGGACCGGGCGAACCAGGCCGCGTCGCCGTCTCCTGCGGTTCCGGCGGCCGCCTCGCCGGCCGCCACTTCCGGCGCGGCCACGGAGTCCCCGCTCACCGCCGGTCCGGATGAGACCGGCCCAGATGAGACCGGCGCAGATGAGACCGGCGCGGATGAGAACGGTGCGGCGGAGCCTGCCGGCGGCGGGAACGCCGCCGACGTGACGTTCGCCCGGCAGATGATCCCGCACCACCTCCAGGCCCTGGAGATGGCCAGGCTCGCGGAGACCCGCGCGGGCGACCCGTGGGTCAGGGAGTTCGCGGCCAGGGTCGCCACGGCCCGCGACACCGACATGCGTACGTTCAGGGGCTGGCTCGACATGTGGGGCGCCGAGCCGCTGCCGCGCGACCACGCGATGCCGGGCACGCAGACGCGGGCCGAGATCGAGGCGCTCGCCAAGCTCAACGGCCCGCAGTTCGACCGGAAGTACGTGACGCTGATGATCGAGCACGACAACGGCGCGATCAAGCTGGCCCGGGCCGAGCAGTCCAAGGGCGCGTTCGAGGGGGCCAAGGCGCTGGCCGTCGCCACCAC